A genomic segment from Fervidobacterium gondwanense DSM 13020 encodes:
- a CDS encoding PD-(D/E)XK nuclease family protein, whose product MTKKVAYLIPIDGDHFEFIAEQIAPMYLRDPLDFLFIGPSGFYVRQVADSVARRVGKAINRDAFRVINQYVTEILKLNNYDAEVFDRDFYTVYVTDVIDKLAADKKFSGDSQKEIILRTLSKSPTIIEYIVDLFEKVWELTLYGDELNENQEKLKGTYAIIYEILQNPETPFAEILSEIIRKMQESAEKLKGRKIYDPISVYRWYVEEAEHVEPERKTLALSGFFDIPPLMQKSLIKMFEKAEEVLFFVWQRPHDFSFEQLDEVYEFIKESGFELKTDYCHKRFVSLGELKDRKTIEEVPIESQIYQYNYTASQIKRLLIEGENPDNIAVVTPSSSIARRLMEELDEAKVPYRYSGKIPLTQSKVVQILIQPLETYFNDLNYENILAIIESPLIPERKLTMDEIEDLFKQFGYFSVNLTQSLLKDKEKRNEIFFRKLEEEIEEIKAEKENIEIEEDVYYDTIKRLEQLEEFKRIMNDLFEILDDIFKSAQEKDFFEWYRAFILKYSKSFSKAFEKSQDSRLVSHSLGNEVNAFSKFIEIIDKLEDYTKRIVELGDRKSLESWRKIYRLLTVLLNSSGYRETFKSANVVDIVDLSNARFLNKKYKFFLEFTDDYYPSIEKINPLLFKTNSERSRIYQIVEERERRSLILSLLFSDISQLIVPLATNTGDMLVPSKYTSEFANKRRTEKYVPSLEDVYSEIDYEIERLKADEHSKKTLSESDFIVGPVDMKEFSFSKINTYMKCPLQFFYQQVLNIYKPGAAIENKKSINDGIIAHRIVKRFFELTKEKTIFEIDEKQIDEWLEEEYVKLYNEGIYAYSIPKELKIKEFKENLLTLMNLFVQSKKVITLGNRSLGMSQSSEESDEKPRKKNSTKVTTVDLVSDEIAELESEFVVHHEGYEFTVRVDRIDRISPKVVLSEDENVRHTVEETGGSSDYLIIDYKYSKVKNSPIEQLLFYDWVIQKSEKNTKYRGSDVYFVLFSLRFDQKEEKYSYEYAKRQNNGEAKIFLPGGKRGRISKYYQFDYQIFEDWLMNLIEGITEEGKFVPVFLSDEMNSFINSITADGEEIELVAPEGSKHTRKCRGFGQECSYEPICAMFEVYNVRLKK is encoded by the coding sequence ATGACGAAGAAAGTTGCCTATCTTATCCCGATAGATGGAGACCACTTCGAATTCATTGCTGAACAGATCGCTCCGATGTACCTCAGAGACCCGCTTGATTTTCTCTTCATCGGGCCATCCGGATTCTATGTCAGGCAAGTGGCTGACAGCGTAGCAAGAAGGGTTGGGAAAGCGATAAACAGGGATGCGTTCAGAGTCATTAACCAGTATGTTACCGAAATACTTAAACTGAACAACTACGATGCGGAAGTCTTCGACAGAGATTTTTACACAGTCTACGTCACAGACGTCATCGATAAACTCGCAGCGGATAAAAAATTCTCAGGCGATTCACAAAAGGAGATTATATTGCGAACGCTCTCCAAATCTCCGACGATAATTGAATACATCGTCGACTTGTTCGAAAAAGTATGGGAACTGACGCTCTACGGAGATGAGCTGAACGAAAACCAAGAAAAACTCAAAGGCACGTACGCTATCATATACGAAATACTCCAGAATCCTGAAACGCCCTTTGCCGAGATACTCAGCGAAATCATCCGCAAGATGCAGGAATCAGCAGAAAAATTGAAAGGCAGGAAAATATACGACCCCATAAGCGTATACAGATGGTACGTTGAAGAAGCTGAGCATGTTGAACCTGAGCGGAAAACACTCGCTCTGAGCGGATTCTTCGACATACCACCGCTGATGCAAAAATCTTTAATCAAAATGTTCGAAAAGGCCGAAGAAGTTTTATTCTTCGTCTGGCAGAGACCGCACGATTTCTCATTCGAACAGCTCGACGAGGTTTACGAATTTATCAAAGAGAGCGGCTTTGAACTGAAGACAGATTACTGCCACAAACGCTTTGTCAGCTTAGGAGAGCTGAAAGATAGGAAAACGATCGAAGAAGTACCAATCGAAAGCCAAATTTACCAGTACAACTATACTGCGTCTCAAATTAAGAGATTACTCATCGAAGGAGAGAATCCCGACAACATAGCCGTGGTTACGCCATCTTCTTCCATCGCAAGAAGGCTCATGGAGGAGCTCGACGAAGCGAAAGTGCCTTACAGATACAGCGGGAAGATACCACTAACGCAAAGCAAAGTCGTTCAGATATTGATTCAACCGCTCGAAACATATTTCAACGACCTGAACTACGAAAACATCTTGGCAATTATTGAATCCCCGCTTATTCCTGAAAGAAAACTTACAATGGACGAGATAGAGGATTTATTCAAACAGTTCGGATACTTCTCCGTGAACTTGACACAGTCGCTGTTGAAGGACAAAGAGAAGAGGAACGAGATATTCTTCAGAAAACTGGAAGAAGAGATAGAGGAGATAAAGGCTGAGAAAGAAAATATAGAAATAGAAGAGGATGTCTACTACGACACCATCAAGAGATTGGAACAGCTTGAAGAATTCAAGAGGATAATGAACGACCTGTTTGAAATCCTCGATGACATCTTCAAGAGTGCTCAGGAGAAAGACTTCTTCGAATGGTATCGCGCGTTCATATTGAAATACTCAAAGAGCTTCTCAAAAGCATTTGAAAAATCTCAAGACAGCAGGCTTGTGTCGCACAGCTTGGGCAACGAGGTTAATGCATTCTCAAAATTCATAGAAATAATCGACAAACTTGAGGACTACACGAAGAGAATTGTCGAATTGGGTGACAGAAAGAGCTTGGAAAGCTGGAGGAAAATATACAGACTTCTCACAGTCCTGCTCAACTCTTCAGGCTACAGAGAGACGTTCAAATCGGCGAACGTCGTTGACATAGTCGACCTTTCAAATGCGAGGTTCTTGAACAAGAAATACAAATTCTTCTTGGAATTCACGGATGATTACTACCCATCTATAGAGAAGATAAACCCGCTATTGTTCAAGACGAACAGCGAAAGGTCGAGGATATATCAAATCGTTGAAGAGCGAGAGAGAAGGTCTCTGATACTGTCGTTATTGTTCAGCGACATATCACAGCTCATCGTCCCGCTTGCAACGAACACGGGCGACATGCTCGTTCCGTCCAAATACACATCGGAATTTGCCAACAAAAGGCGCACTGAGAAATATGTACCATCCCTTGAGGACGTGTATTCAGAAATAGACTACGAAATCGAAAGACTGAAAGCTGACGAACATTCGAAAAAAACGTTAAGCGAATCGGACTTCATCGTCGGACCAGTGGACATGAAAGAATTCAGCTTCAGCAAAATCAACACATACATGAAATGCCCGCTCCAATTTTTCTACCAGCAGGTTCTCAATATTTACAAACCTGGCGCGGCTATTGAGAATAAGAAATCCATCAACGATGGAATTATTGCACATAGGATTGTGAAGAGGTTCTTTGAACTTACGAAAGAAAAGACGATTTTTGAAATAGATGAAAAACAAATAGACGAATGGCTGGAAGAAGAGTATGTCAAACTGTACAACGAAGGCATATATGCTTATTCTATACCAAAAGAATTGAAGATCAAAGAATTCAAGGAGAACCTCTTAACTTTGATGAACCTTTTTGTGCAGAGCAAAAAGGTTATAACCTTAGGTAACAGGAGTCTTGGAATGTCGCAATCAAGCGAAGAAAGTGATGAAAAACCTCGCAAAAAGAACAGCACTAAAGTCACGACGGTAGACTTAGTTTCTGATGAAATTGCCGAACTCGAATCGGAATTTGTAGTTCACCATGAAGGTTATGAATTCACAGTCAGAGTAGACCGGATAGACAGAATATCGCCGAAAGTTGTACTTTCAGAAGACGAAAATGTGAGACACACAGTTGAAGAAACAGGCGGAAGTAGCGATTACTTAATAATAGACTACAAATATTCAAAAGTTAAGAACTCTCCAATTGAGCAACTACTTTTCTATGACTGGGTTATTCAGAAATCGGAGAAAAACACTAAGTACAGAGGAAGTGATGTATACTTTGTACTCTTCTCTCTCAGGTTTGATCAGAAAGAGGAAAAATACTCCTATGAATACGCAAAGCGGCAAAACAACGGAGAAGCCAAGATATTTTTACCGGGAGGCAAGAGAGGAAGGATAAGCAAATATTACCAATTTGACTATCAAATCTTTGAAGACTGGTTGATGAATTTGATTGAAGGCATTACTGAAGAAGGGAAATTCGTTCCCGTTTTCTTGAGTGATGAAATGAACTCCTTTATTAATTCCATTACAGCGGATGGAGAAGAAATCGA